A window from Theropithecus gelada isolate Dixy chromosome 1, Tgel_1.0, whole genome shotgun sequence encodes these proteins:
- the C1H1orf52 gene encoding UPF0690 protein C1orf52 homolog isoform X2, which translates to MAAEEKDPLSYFAAYGSSSSDSSDEEDNIEPEETSRRTPDLAKSAGGCRNKAEKRLPGPDELFRSVTRPAFLYNPLNKQIDWERHVVKAPEEPPKEFKIWKSNYVPPPETYTTEKKPPPPELDMAIKWSNIYEDNGDDAPQNAKKARLLPEGEETLESALEDLEIQN; encoded by the exons ATGGCAGCGGAGGAGAAGGACCCTCTGAGCTATTTCGCGGCATACGGGAGCAGCAGCTCAGACTCCTCGGACGAGGAGGATAACATCGAGCCGGAGGAGACGAGTCGCAGAACCCCGGATCTGGCGAAGTCGGCGGGCGGCTGTAGGAACAAGGCGGAGAAGCGGCTCCCGGGACCCGACGAGCTGTTTAGGAGCGTGACTCGCCCGGCCTTTCTCTACAATCCGCTCAACAAGCAGATAGACTGGGAGAGGCACGTCGTCAAGGCACCTGAGGAG CCTccaaaggaattcaaaatatggAAGTCAAATTATGTACCACCTCCTGAGACCTACACCACTGAGAAGAAGCCTCCTCCTCCAGAGCTTGACATGGCAATAAAATGGTCTAACATATATGAGGACAATGGTGATGATGCCCCACAGAATGCTAAGAAAGCTAGGCTTCTACCGGAAGGGGAGGAGACGTTGGAATCAG